Part of the Prosthecobacter sp. SYSU 5D2 genome is shown below.
TCACCGGATGGGGCAGGGTGGTCATTGGTCCAGACGGTGAGGTCGGCAGAGGTGGAGAAGGTGAAGTCGCGTTCTTTGACCGGGGCGGTCAGGCCTAACTGGAAGTGGGTGTTAAAAAACTCATACATGGCCAGCCGCGAGGGCAGGTTGTAATTGTGCGGAAATTGAGTGGCGATGTGGGCGGTGATTTTGTCGGGGACTCCGAGGTTGGTGTAGAGGGCTTTGAGGTCTGGCAGGCCTTTGGTTTCCAGTTCTTTGGTCCAGTCATCCGCAGCGGTGAGGCCCAGGGGGCGCGGTGCGGTGAGGGCGGCAATGTCCACATTCCCCTGGCCGATGCGGAGGTAATGCCCGTTTTCACAGGTGCAGCCGCCCTGCATGGCGGTGGAGACCATCACACAGGGAAAGGCGGCCGTGATGCGCGGATCAATGCCGGTGAGCATCATGGTCTGGGTGGCGCCACCGCTGGCTCCGGTGCAGCCTATGCGGGCGGGGTCAATGCCTTCCAGGGAAAGAAGGAAATCCAGAGCACGGACGCTGTTCCAGGTGTGAAGGCCGAAGTAAGTCTGCAGGCGGAGGTCGGCGGAGGGGCTGAGGAAACCTTCCGCCCCCGCACCGTGGCGGTGGAGGGGAAACTGGATGGAATCGGCATTGCCGAGCGTGTCATAATGAAAGGCCGCACAGCCCATGCGGGCAAGCTGAACACAACGGGCCTGGAGCGGTGAGCGGGCGGCGGATTCGAGTTCCTCCGCACCCGTTTCGATCTGTTTTTTGAGGGCGGCAGTTCCTGGGATGACGTCCATGAACCGGCCTGCGGGCCAGTGACCATGAGGGCAAAGGATGCCGGGGATTTTGCCGCTGCGGTTCTTCGGCAGGTAGAGGCTGCCGGTGACGTAATGGCCAGGCAGGCTCTGGAAATAAACGCGGTCAATGGTGTAATCTTCCCGCTCCACCCGCCCATGGATGACCGCCTGGAGAGGCGTTTTTTCCGGCATGGGCCACAGACCGGAGGCCAGGAGAACCCGCTTTTCAATGTCGGCCCGGCGGGCTTTCCAGGCGGCGGCATCTGTAACGGGTGTGAAGGGGAAGTAGCCGTCGAGATCGCGGGCAGGACGGGGAGCACCCTGGCCACAAGCATTGAGGGCAATGAGAAGGAGGGCGGGAAAAAGGAGCCGGGAGTACATAGTTATAGATTGAGAGGAAGTACGACCGTTGGGAAGCATTCTTGAATGACGAATGACGAAAGTGTTGGCAGCAGGAAACTCCTTTCTTCCTTCCAGGCTGGCAGGCACAGAAAGGCGATACCCACCGGAGGACAGGTATCGCCAGAATGTGTTTGCGGTTAAGTTTACCGGCCCAAAAGGACCACGCCGAGAGGCGGCAGGTCAATGAGGATGCTCCAGGGCTGGCTCTGCCATTCGGTATCGCTTGCTGGCATGGGGAGGGGATTGATCATGCCGCTGCCTGCGTAGCCGGGAGCATCAGTATTCAGAAGTTCACGGTAGCTGCCGGCTTCGGCGACGCCGACGCGGTAGCCTTTGCGGGGAACCGGGGTGGCATTGATGACGCAATAGACTTTTTCGCCGTCCGGGGCGATGCGCATGAAGGCGAAGATACTGTTGTCCGCATCCCCTGCATCCAGCCAGGAGAAGCCGGTGCCTTCGTGGTCCAGGGCGTGGAGGGCAGGGGTGTTCGTATAGAGCCAGTTCAGGTCGCGGACGAGCTTTTGCAGGCTGGCGTGCTCTTCACCGAGGAAGAGATGCCAGTCCAGGCTGCGCTCGTGGCCCCACTCCTGCCACTGGCCAAATTCGCTGCCCATGAACAGGAGTTTTTTGCCGGGGTGCGCCCACATCCAGGCATAGAACATGCGCAGGTTGGCGAACTTCTGCCAGCGGTCGCCAGGCATCTTGTTGATCATGCTGCCTTTGCCATGGACGACTTCGTCGTGGCTGATGACGAGGATGAAATTCTCATCATAGGCATACAGCATCGAGAACGTGGCCTCCCCGTGATGATATTTCCGGTGGATGGGATCCTCCTGCATGTACGTGAGGCTGTCATTCATCCAGCCCATGTTCCATTTGAAGCCGAAGCCGAGACCGCCTGCATCCGTGGGGCGGGAGACGCCGGGCCAGGCGGTGCTTTCCTCCGCAATGATGGTGCTGCCGGGGTGGCGCTCGTAACAGATGCGGTTCAGATCCCGCATGAAGTCAATGGCCTCCAGGTTTTCCCTGCCACCATATTTGTTAGGCACCCAGGCCCAGGGCTGGCGGGAGTAGTCCAAATAAAGCATGGAGGCGACGGCATCCACACGGAGGCCGTCAATGTGATAATGCTCCAGCCAGAAGAGCGCATTGGCGATGAGGAAGTTTTTCACCTCGGACCGGCCGTAATTAAAGATCAGGGTGCCCCAGTCCTGGTGCTCCCCCTGGCGTGGATCCGCATGTTCATAAAGGGCCGTGCCGTCAAATTTGGCCAGGCCGTGGGCATCTTTGGGGAAGTGGCCGGGCACCCAGTCTAGAATGACGCCGATGCCGGCCTGATGGCAGCGGTCCACGAACTCGCGGAATTCATCCGGATTTCCAAAACGGCTGGTGGGGGCGAAATAACCGGTGATCTGGTATCCCCATGAGCCGTCAAAGGGATGCTCCGCCACGGGCATCAGCTCGATGTGGGTGAAGTTCATCGCCTTCACATAAGGAATGAGGTCATCGGCCAGCTCTCGATAGGATTTGGAGCGGTTGCCATCCTCTGGCACACGTTTCCAGGAGCCGAGGTGGACCTCATAAACGCTCATGGGCGTGTTGTAGAGGTTCGTTTTTGCGCGTTTTTGCATCCATTCCTGGTCATTCCAGGCATAGCGGTTCAGGTCGAAAACGAGGCTGGCCGTCTGGATGCCGTGCTGGCCGTAGAAGGCAAAGGGATCGCTTTTGATCTGGAGGTGGCCTTCGGCAGAAAGCACCTCAAATTTATAATGGGTCAGTTCCTGGATGCCCGGAAGGAAGATCTCCCAGACACCGCCTTCAATGCGCAGGCGCATGGGATTGATGCGGCCATCCCAATCATTGAAGTCACCGATGATGGAAACGCGTTTTGCATTGGGTGCCCATACGGCAAATTGCACGCCTGCAACGCCGTCCACCGTGCGCATGCGTGCGCCCAGGCAGTCCCAAAGGCGCTGATGGGTGCCTTCGCAAAAGAAATAAAGGTCCTGTTCGCCAAGGAGCGGGCCGAAGGAATAGGGGTCGGCACTGCGCAGGGCCTGGCCGTCAAAGGTGGCCAGTTCCAGATCGTAAGGGATGCTGGCGGCCTCAGGCGGAAGGTCCACCGTATAAAAACCATGGTGATGAATACGCTGCATGGGCCAGGAGCCGGAGCCATCGCGGGCGACGACCGTCACCGCGTGTGCCTTGGGCTGGAGCGTGCGCACTACCGCACCGCCGCCTTCCTTTGGCTGCCGTCCCAGAAAGCCGAATGGGTCTCCGTGTCGGGCTTCCAGAATAGCGAGGATTTCGGCTGAAGGACTGGTTGGGTCGGTCATGTGCACTGGTTAGCGGTTGCGAGCAAAGGCTCAAGATGTTCCTGACAGATTTTGACCATTTCGTGCCGCCGCCATAGGTGGCGTCGTTGGTGATTCACAATGGCTGATGGATGCCATTGCATGATCCGTGCCGAGATTTGGTCAGGTTTTGACTGAATGGAGAAATACTGTCCGGCCTCCCCCAGAACTTCCTGATGCACAGGGAGATCCGAGCAAAAAACGGTCAGGCGGTGGGCGACGGCCTCCAGCAAAGGCAGGCCAAAACCTTCGCCCGTGCTGGGAAAGAAGAGGGCATCGGAAACGGTGTAAAGGCTGCGCACGTCATCATCCGACAGGGGGGAATCTTCGCCCAGGAACAGGACTTGATCAGCGATGCCCAGCTCAGCGGCGAGCGCTTTGAGCTCCAGGTGATAAGCGATGCCATCGGCCTGATGCGGATCCGGCGCACCCGTGACGGCATAAATCACATCGCATCCGGCATCCCGGAGGGCGGAGGTGACGCGGAGGCCAAGCTCAATGTTTTTCCGCCGGATGAGCCGGGTGGGGTGAATGAGGATCAGTTCATGATCCCAAAGCCGCAGGTCGGCAATGCGCGGCGTCAGCCCCAGGAGCGAGGCCAGATGCAGACCATTCGGAATAACATGCACCTGATCTTCCGTCAGTCCGGTTGCACGGAGGTAGTCTTGTTTGCGGGCCTCGGAAACGGTGATGTTGAGGGCATTCGGCACCGGTTCCGAAAGCTGCGCATACTCCGGCTGCGACCAGGGCAGGTGGGCATAATGCGGATTGATGGCGGCGACATCGTGCACCCAGTTGATCCAGTGGATGTGCGGTGTGGCGGCGGCCATGTCGCGGAGTTCCCGGGTCCATGCGTGGTCGAAGGGCATGGTGAAAACGTTGTGGACGAGGATGGCGTCGAGACCGGTCAAGTCCATGGAGCGCCGACGATCCGTCGGCATCCCCTCTGAATTCCCCGAGGAAACGACATCATCCAAAGAAGTACTCCATAAGCTGAATCCACCCTGCAGCTTGGCCTTCAACGGATTCTGCCGAATATACTGCTGAACATAGTCGAGATGTTCTACTCCGCGTATAAGCCGGTCAAAATAGCCTTTTTGCCAGACGCTTCCTTGGGTTTTTAAAAGCGTATTGATGCTCTTAGCGGACCGTTCCTTCCAGTTCTGCACCACTTTTTCCATCGGCCAATCGGGATGCAATCTGACCAGCAGGTGCACGTGATTGGGCATGATGACGTAGCTAAGAAGCTGGTAACGGAGACCATCGAAGAGATGAAGGGCCTGTTCGACCGCTTCGGAACAATCTTTGCGTTGGAGCACACATGCTCCGTGTCCTTCATCCAGGTGATCCAGGAAAGGCCGGTCAAACCGTTGATGATAGGCGAGTTCCGTTTTCTCGTCCCAAGGACGCGGATGCTCTTCCACCCAGGCTTTTCGTTGGGCCATCCATTTCTCAATGAATTCCTGGGGCAGGGAATCCGCCAGCCTCCAGGTGATAAAGCAGATCACGTGATCCTGCTGCCAGTGGGGGAGATCGTGACGATGCCGGGCGATGAAGCGCTGGGGATCGAGGAAGGGGCCTTGGGTGGGGGGAGGGAAGGTTTCGGGTTCAGTTTTTTTTGCTATGCCGACGGATCGTCGGCGCTCCATGGTGTGCGTCATGAGCTCCACCTCATGCCCCAGCGCTTCTAGTGCCGCAGCTTGGTCGCGGATGACACGCTCAACGCCGCCGATGACGGGGGGGAGGGTGTAATGGAAGATGGCGATGCGCATGGCGGCGTTTAAAAACGCATCATGAAACGCGGGAAGGGGACTGGCAAGGAATCCCGAATGACTGAATGACAAACGCTCCAACCGATCCGACCATGAGGCCCTGACCTCCATGGCCGAGCCTGACCCGAAGACGCGCACCTTCCACAATGAACTGTGGAGATCCTTGCCTGCGGGGGTGCTGGACACGCTTTCGACCACCTTCGGCATGCTGATCGCCGTGCGGGTGTTCGACCTCGGCGATACGGCGAAATCCATCTTCCTGAGCGCGACGAGCAGCGGGCTAATGGTGAGCCTGTTTGTGGTGCCGCTGCTTCTGCGGGCAAAGAGCACCATCGCCCGCACGGCGGCCAAGGTGCAGATCTTGGGCGGCGGTTTCATGGGCCTGTCGGCAGCGTTTCCGCATGAACCGTGGGTGTTCATCGGCGGGCTGAGCGTGGGGCTGTTTTGTTTTTCGATGCAAATCCCGCTGCTGACGCAGATTTACCGTTTGAACTATCCGGCGACAGATCGCGGACGGCTCTTCGCCATCACGGGGGTGACTCGCGCCGCGATGGCAGTGGCCTTTGGGGCCTTTGGCGGATGGTTGATCGGCCTGGATCTGGCCAACTACCGCTGGCTGCTGTGGTTCTTTGCGGCCGCTGGGGTGGCCTCCGGCCTCTGGACCTATGGGCTGCCGGCGACGAAGTGGGATGTGGATGAAAATGCGCCCACCGGGCTGTGGTCGGCCCTGCGCTGGATCAAAGTGGACCGGGATTTCCGCACGCTGCTCATCTCCTGGATGATGATGGGCCTGGGCAATCTGGTGGCTGTTTGCCTTTTCGTGGAATACCTCGCGAACCCCAAGCACGGCATCAA
Proteins encoded:
- a CDS encoding acetylxylan esterase encodes the protein MYSRLLFPALLLIALNACGQGAPRPARDLDGYFPFTPVTDAAAWKARRADIEKRVLLASGLWPMPEKTPLQAVIHGRVEREDYTIDRVYFQSLPGHYVTGSLYLPKNRSGKIPGILCPHGHWPAGRFMDVIPGTAALKKQIETGAEELESAARSPLQARCVQLARMGCAAFHYDTLGNADSIQFPLHRHGAGAEGFLSPSADLRLQTYFGLHTWNSVRALDFLLSLEGIDPARIGCTGASGGATQTMMLTGIDPRITAAFPCVMVSTAMQGGCTCENGHYLRIGQGNVDIAALTAPRPLGLTAADDWTKELETKGLPDLKALYTNLGVPDKITAHIATQFPHNYNLPSRLAMYEFFNTHFQLGLTAPVKERDFTFSTSADLTVWTNDHPAPSGDDVGEAHEKAVCAWMTSQDEKNIGSLISQADTAPLREIVGTAWKTIVGRTQPAPEDISYEVLEKTDKTDYLIILGRIQNTRDSEQTEALFLYPKSWNGTATLWLSLKGAASVLGESGPTPAAQNLLDQGIAIACPTLYLQDATEQPKAGGNVKAKPGDFREFSGYTFGYNPTLLARRVHDAMSLVTLMQSQEKYPLKSLRIHAQDSAAPIALVTATVLDLPPGTFSPSLDLESFRFSKLQSPWHPHFVPGAVKYGDVEALMRLNGL
- the glgB gene encoding 1,4-alpha-glucan branching protein GlgB, with product MTDPTSPSAEILAILEARHGDPFGFLGRQPKEGGGAVVRTLQPKAHAVTVVARDGSGSWPMQRIHHHGFYTVDLPPEAASIPYDLELATFDGQALRSADPYSFGPLLGEQDLYFFCEGTHQRLWDCLGARMRTVDGVAGVQFAVWAPNAKRVSIIGDFNDWDGRINPMRLRIEGGVWEIFLPGIQELTHYKFEVLSAEGHLQIKSDPFAFYGQHGIQTASLVFDLNRYAWNDQEWMQKRAKTNLYNTPMSVYEVHLGSWKRVPEDGNRSKSYRELADDLIPYVKAMNFTHIELMPVAEHPFDGSWGYQITGYFAPTSRFGNPDEFREFVDRCHQAGIGVILDWVPGHFPKDAHGLAKFDGTALYEHADPRQGEHQDWGTLIFNYGRSEVKNFLIANALFWLEHYHIDGLRVDAVASMLYLDYSRQPWAWVPNKYGGRENLEAIDFMRDLNRICYERHPGSTIIAEESTAWPGVSRPTDAGGLGFGFKWNMGWMNDSLTYMQEDPIHRKYHHGEATFSMLYAYDENFILVISHDEVVHGKGSMINKMPGDRWQKFANLRMFYAWMWAHPGKKLLFMGSEFGQWQEWGHERSLDWHLFLGEEHASLQKLVRDLNWLYTNTPALHALDHEGTGFSWLDAGDADNSIFAFMRIAPDGEKVYCVINATPVPRKGYRVGVAEAGSYRELLNTDAPGYAGSGMINPLPMPASDTEWQSQPWSILIDLPPLGVVLLGR
- a CDS encoding glycosyltransferase yields the protein MRIAIFHYTLPPVIGGVERVIRDQAAALEALGHEVELMTHTMERRRSVGIAKKTEPETFPPPTQGPFLDPQRFIARHRHDLPHWQQDHVICFITWRLADSLPQEFIEKWMAQRKAWVEEHPRPWDEKTELAYHQRFDRPFLDHLDEGHGACVLQRKDCSEAVEQALHLFDGLRYQLLSYVIMPNHVHLLVRLHPDWPMEKVVQNWKERSAKSINTLLKTQGSVWQKGYFDRLIRGVEHLDYVQQYIRQNPLKAKLQGGFSLWSTSLDDVVSSGNSEGMPTDRRRSMDLTGLDAILVHNVFTMPFDHAWTRELRDMAAATPHIHWINWVHDVAAINPHYAHLPWSQPEYAQLSEPVPNALNITVSEARKQDYLRATGLTEDQVHVIPNGLHLASLLGLTPRIADLRLWDHELILIHPTRLIRRKNIELGLRVTSALRDAGCDVIYAVTGAPDPHQADGIAYHLELKALAAELGIADQVLFLGEDSPLSDDDVRSLYTVSDALFFPSTGEGFGLPLLEAVAHRLTVFCSDLPVHQEVLGEAGQYFSIQSKPDQISARIMQWHPSAIVNHQRRHLWRRHEMVKICQEHLEPLLATANQCT
- a CDS encoding MFS transporter, with the protein product MAEPDPKTRTFHNELWRSLPAGVLDTLSTTFGMLIAVRVFDLGDTAKSIFLSATSSGLMVSLFVVPLLLRAKSTIARTAAKVQILGGGFMGLSAAFPHEPWVFIGGLSVGLFCFSMQIPLLTQIYRLNYPATDRGRLFAITGVTRAAMAVAFGAFGGWLIGLDLANYRWLLWFFAAAGVASGLWTYGLPATKWDVDENAPTGLWSALRWIKVDRDFRTLLISWMMMGLGNLVAVCLFVEYLANPKHGINLPGREVAWITGVVPVTLRMICSYPWGLIYDRMGLFKVRSILNLIFAAGILTFYLGQGYAAWITGMAFWGIANAGGNVTWGLWVTKLAPKHAVAEYMSVHTFLTGLRGLVAPYIAFAAIGVMSFQTLSLLCSVGIIAASAFITVRARGSDDETRRRLGPGERL